In Luteitalea sp. TBR-22, one genomic interval encodes:
- a CDS encoding M1 family metallopeptidase: MRLAARLLIVAALCWATPAVAQPADTVGALYLRMERALQGGTPGEVAALFTPDADAAQVESLASESAGALTTRVVVRERDRQELGADGARILADILVETATTARVSSWRFDVGPITADPAEARVRAAARLSEVDGLVRLSLANRQFAVHDLTVRGEDFTIVVPSGVAWAAEVRGLITALVVVGEGEVTFAPPSESEKGQIRLVAGEDQLRARVSRFFLRVNPVDVDQRITLQSLTPMEVDRVGLEKARRFFAEQVGQSYSLDLSDLSRDTWNLVPPIGDVLVDMDLARYGQLTYARSGGESEDVSLFDRKRRKNVSVYTSARSLAQRGELRYNDEDRVDYVVEHYNVDVSFDPARLWIEGRADLDLRITGAAVQTLTLRLAEPLTLRAVTADSFGRLLALRVRGQQNIIVNLPDSVRRGQTLRLRVSYGGRLSPPTPDRESITAGQVGQQMVSEFSLEPEPRYVYSYRAYWYPQGVVTSFATARIRMTVPEEYTVLGSGAADPPVPVVAPNVKPRRAFVFRAERPVRYLSVAISRLVQVTSAEVRRPAPDPAAGPRRSRVAPGVFNDQATVEMWSQPRLTGRARELLPTVTDILGFYADVVDDLPFSSFRLALVEDTLPGGHSPAYFALLHQPMPGTPFNWARDPVAFDDFPQFFVAHELAHQFWGQTVAGENYHEQWLSEGFAQYFALLYAQKVRPRESVANMLRQLARTSMEAAEQGPIWLGYRIGHMKGDSRMFRSTVYNKSALVLHMLSRVLGPDAFSRGLQRFYGVSRYRRVGTDDLRRAMETEAGRPLDRFFDGWVYGADIPTVRPSWDMVEGGTAGADGQAPASGAVRLVLEQSGKPLEVPMSVTIAYQDGRTEKALAIASESVTEVVLPVTGRVRELRFNEDGGALVRIEKAKR; encoded by the coding sequence ATGCGGCTCGCAGCCAGGCTCCTGATCGTCGCGGCGCTGTGCTGGGCGACGCCTGCCGTCGCGCAGCCGGCCGACACCGTCGGCGCGTTGTACCTGCGGATGGAGCGCGCCCTGCAGGGCGGGACGCCTGGCGAGGTCGCCGCGTTGTTCACGCCCGACGCCGACGCCGCCCAGGTCGAGTCGCTGGCCAGCGAGAGCGCCGGCGCGCTCACCACCAGGGTCGTCGTCCGCGAGCGCGATCGGCAGGAACTCGGTGCCGACGGGGCGCGCATCCTGGCCGACATCCTCGTCGAGACGGCCACCACGGCGCGGGTGTCTTCGTGGCGGTTCGATGTCGGTCCGATCACGGCCGATCCCGCCGAGGCGCGCGTCAGGGCCGCAGCCCGCTTGAGCGAGGTCGACGGCCTGGTGCGGCTGTCGCTGGCCAACCGCCAGTTCGCCGTGCACGACCTCACCGTGCGCGGCGAGGACTTCACCATCGTCGTGCCCTCGGGCGTCGCCTGGGCCGCCGAGGTGCGGGGACTCATCACGGCGCTCGTCGTGGTGGGCGAGGGCGAGGTCACCTTCGCGCCACCCAGCGAGTCCGAGAAGGGCCAGATCCGGCTGGTGGCTGGCGAGGACCAGCTGCGGGCCCGCGTGTCGCGCTTCTTCCTGCGGGTCAATCCGGTCGACGTCGATCAGCGGATCACGTTGCAGTCGCTGACGCCGATGGAGGTGGATCGGGTCGGCCTCGAGAAGGCGCGTCGCTTCTTCGCGGAACAGGTCGGGCAGTCCTACAGCCTCGACCTCAGCGACCTCAGTCGCGACACCTGGAACCTGGTGCCGCCCATCGGCGACGTGCTGGTGGACATGGATCTTGCGCGGTACGGCCAGTTGACCTACGCGCGCAGCGGCGGCGAGTCGGAGGACGTGTCGCTGTTCGACCGGAAGCGGCGCAAGAACGTGTCGGTCTACACCTCCGCGCGCTCGCTGGCCCAACGTGGCGAGCTCCGCTACAACGACGAGGATCGCGTCGATTACGTCGTCGAGCACTACAACGTCGACGTCTCGTTCGACCCGGCGCGCCTGTGGATCGAGGGTCGTGCCGACCTCGATCTCCGCATCACCGGCGCGGCCGTCCAGACGCTCACGTTGCGGCTCGCCGAGCCGCTGACCCTGCGCGCCGTCACCGCCGACTCCTTCGGGCGCCTGCTGGCGCTGCGCGTCCGGGGGCAGCAGAACATCATCGTCAACCTGCCCGATTCGGTGCGGCGCGGGCAGACGCTGCGGCTCCGCGTCTCGTATGGCGGCCGCCTGTCGCCACCCACGCCCGACAGGGAGTCGATCACCGCCGGGCAGGTCGGCCAGCAGATGGTGTCGGAGTTCTCGCTCGAGCCCGAGCCGCGCTACGTCTACAGCTATCGCGCCTACTGGTACCCGCAGGGGGTGGTCACGTCATTTGCGACCGCCCGCATCCGGATGACGGTGCCCGAGGAGTACACGGTGCTCGGCAGCGGCGCGGCCGACCCGCCGGTGCCGGTCGTGGCGCCCAACGTGAAGCCCCGCCGCGCCTTCGTGTTCCGGGCCGAGCGGCCGGTCCGGTACCTGTCGGTGGCGATCAGCCGCCTCGTGCAGGTCACCTCCGCGGAGGTCCGGCGTCCAGCGCCGGACCCGGCCGCGGGGCCGCGCCGATCCCGCGTCGCCCCCGGCGTCTTCAACGACCAGGCTACCGTCGAGATGTGGAGCCAGCCGAGGCTGACCGGGCGCGCCCGTGAACTGCTGCCGACGGTCACCGACATCCTGGGGTTCTACGCCGACGTGGTGGACGACCTGCCCTTCTCGTCCTTCCGGCTGGCGCTGGTGGAGGACACCCTGCCCGGTGGCCACAGCCCGGCCTACTTCGCGCTGCTCCATCAGCCGATGCCAGGGACGCCGTTCAACTGGGCCCGCGACCCGGTGGCCTTCGACGACTTCCCGCAGTTCTTCGTCGCGCACGAACTCGCCCACCAGTTCTGGGGCCAGACCGTGGCCGGGGAGAACTACCACGAGCAGTGGTTGAGCGAGGGATTCGCACAATATTTTGCGCTTCTGTACGCCCAGAAGGTGCGGCCCAGGGAGTCGGTGGCCAACATGCTCCGGCAGCTGGCCCGCACCTCGATGGAGGCGGCCGAGCAGGGACCCATCTGGCTCGGCTATCGCATCGGACACATGAAGGGCGACAGCCGGATGTTCCGGTCGACGGTCTACAACAAGAGTGCGCTGGTGCTGCACATGCTCAGTCGCGTGCTCGGCCCCGACGCGTTCAGCCGCGGCCTGCAGCGGTTCTACGGCGTGAGCCGCTACCGACGGGTGGGCACCGACGACCTCCGTCGGGCGATGGAAACCGAGGCGGGCCGGCCGCTGGACCGTTTCTTCGACGGATGGGTGTACGGCGCCGACATCCCGACGGTCAGGCCGTCCTGGGACATGGTGGAGGGCGGCACCGCCGGCGCCGACGGGCAGGCTCCGGCGTCGGGAGCGGTGCGGCTGGTGCTCGAGCAGTCCGGCAAGCCGCTCGAGGTGCCGATGTCGGTGACCATCGCCTACCAGGACGGGCGCACCGAGAAGGCGCTGGCCATCGCCAGCGAAAGCGTGACCGAGGTGGTCCTGCCGGTCACCGGTCGCGTCCGGGAACTCCGGTTCAACGAGGACGGGGGCGCCCTGGTGCGGATCGAGAAGGCGAAGCGGTAG
- a CDS encoding PP2C family protein-serine/threonine phosphatase, whose translation MAKQKFGDRARAFIDDYTRDLTARDLQRVFTRDTRAMVSFFTQGTEQAEVTQRDLLRHPFRNARQFFLAFAMRLTAARRLLYAMALLLFVLGLIDGLTPDPGEPFWDNGLFKLLVAFGLIHLILLLEVADRLTLKHELNVARDIQRAMLPAGTLTQGAIEAHGETQPANTVGGDFFDILPREDGRVLVILGDVAGKGTPAALMMALFLAMTRTLLDEALPPAILATRLNEQLMRHAPRSRFITAFIALCDPVTGEVIYVNAGQNPPLFRRVSGRVEWLAPTGMALGLSRKATYTEARVTLGVGDLLLAYSDGITEAESPAGQPYDTEGLRVLADQMGGLRSGLVARRVIDEVKAHTDDTTLFDDLTVLVVRRLDDQAPPPIPTQG comes from the coding sequence ATGGCGAAGCAGAAGTTCGGTGACCGGGCGCGCGCCTTCATCGACGACTACACGCGCGACCTGACGGCGCGTGACCTGCAGCGCGTGTTCACGCGCGACACGCGCGCCATGGTGTCCTTCTTCACCCAGGGCACCGAGCAGGCCGAGGTGACGCAGCGCGACCTGCTGCGCCACCCCTTCCGCAACGCACGACAGTTCTTCCTCGCCTTCGCGATGCGGCTGACCGCGGCGCGCCGCCTGCTCTACGCGATGGCGCTGCTGCTGTTCGTGCTCGGGCTGATCGACGGCCTCACCCCGGACCCCGGCGAGCCGTTCTGGGACAACGGCCTCTTCAAGCTGCTGGTCGCCTTCGGCCTCATCCACCTCATCCTGCTGCTCGAGGTCGCCGACCGGCTGACGCTGAAGCACGAGCTGAACGTCGCCCGCGACATCCAGCGCGCGATGCTGCCGGCCGGCACGCTCACGCAGGGCGCCATCGAGGCGCACGGCGAGACACAGCCGGCCAACACGGTCGGCGGCGACTTCTTCGACATCCTGCCCCGCGAGGACGGGCGCGTCCTGGTCATCCTCGGCGACGTGGCCGGGAAGGGCACGCCTGCCGCGCTGATGATGGCGTTGTTCCTCGCCATGACCCGGACGCTGCTCGACGAGGCGCTGCCCCCGGCGATCCTCGCCACGCGCCTCAACGAGCAGTTGATGCGGCACGCGCCGCGGTCGCGGTTCATCACCGCGTTCATCGCGCTGTGCGACCCGGTGACCGGCGAGGTCATCTACGTCAACGCCGGCCAGAACCCGCCGCTGTTCCGTCGCGTGTCGGGGCGTGTCGAGTGGCTGGCGCCGACCGGCATGGCGCTGGGCCTGTCGCGCAAGGCCACCTACACCGAGGCCCGGGTGACGCTCGGCGTCGGCGACCTGCTGCTGGCCTACAGCGACGGCATCACCGAGGCCGAATCGCCTGCCGGCCAGCCGTACGACACGGAGGGACTCCGCGTCCTCGCCGACCAGATGGGCGGCCTGCGCTCCGGGCTGGTCGCCCGTCGCGTCATCGACGAGGTCAAGGCGCACACCGACGACACGACGCTGTTCGACGACCTCACGGTGCTGGTCGTCCGTCGCCTCGACGACCAGGCCCCGCCGCCGATCCCGACGCAGGGGTAG
- a CDS encoding glycine C-acetyltransferase produces MRTDPLAYLGDQLEDLKAQGLYRTLRVLEGEAKATSVYDGKSVVNLSSNNYLGLTTHPKLRQKAIEAIEQFGVGSGAVRSISGTMAMHLELERRLAEFKQTEAVVVFQSGFTSNAGTVASILTREDAIISDELNHASIIDGARLSRATIKVFPHGDADAARRILSELPPTQRKLLITDGVFSMDGDLGPLPALCDAAEAYGAIMMVDDAHASGVFGRNGRGTVDHFGMHGRVDIQVGTLSKAIGSLGGYVAGNRNLIEFLYHRARPFLFSTSHPPSVTASCLAALDLLLEEPQLIDRLWENTRFFKAGLKQLGFDTGISESPITPVMVGEGAKAMQFSDRLFAEGVFAMGIAFPTVARDKARVRTIVSAAHSREELQFALDVFAKVGREMGII; encoded by the coding sequence ATGCGTACCGACCCGCTCGCGTATCTCGGCGACCAACTCGAGGACCTCAAGGCGCAGGGCCTCTACCGCACCCTGCGCGTGCTCGAGGGCGAGGCGAAGGCCACGTCGGTCTACGACGGCAAGTCCGTCGTGAACCTGTCGTCGAACAATTACCTGGGGCTCACGACGCACCCGAAGCTGCGCCAGAAGGCCATCGAGGCGATCGAGCAGTTCGGCGTCGGGTCCGGCGCGGTGCGCAGCATCTCCGGCACGATGGCCATGCACCTCGAGCTCGAGCGTCGGCTCGCCGAGTTCAAGCAGACCGAGGCCGTCGTCGTCTTCCAGAGCGGTTTCACGTCGAACGCAGGCACGGTGGCCTCGATCCTCACGCGCGAGGACGCGATCATCTCCGACGAGCTGAACCACGCGAGCATCATCGACGGCGCCCGCCTCAGCCGCGCGACGATCAAGGTGTTCCCGCACGGCGACGCCGACGCCGCCCGCCGGATCCTCAGCGAACTGCCGCCGACGCAGCGCAAGCTGCTGATTACCGATGGCGTCTTCAGCATGGACGGCGACCTCGGGCCGTTGCCCGCCCTCTGCGACGCGGCCGAGGCCTACGGCGCGATCATGATGGTCGACGATGCGCATGCCAGCGGGGTGTTCGGTCGCAACGGCCGCGGCACCGTCGACCATTTCGGGATGCACGGGCGGGTGGACATCCAGGTCGGCACGCTCTCGAAGGCCATCGGGTCGCTCGGCGGCTACGTCGCCGGCAACCGCAACCTGATCGAGTTCCTGTACCACCGCGCCCGGCCCTTCCTCTTCTCCACGTCGCATCCGCCGTCGGTCACGGCGTCGTGCCTCGCCGCCCTCGACCTGCTCCTCGAGGAGCCGCAGCTCATCGACCGCCTGTGGGAGAACACCCGGTTCTTCAAGGCCGGCCTGAAGCAGCTCGGTTTCGACACCGGCATCAGCGAGAGCCCGATCACGCCGGTCATGGTGGGCGAGGGGGCGAAGGCGATGCAGTTCTCCGACCGCCTGTTCGCCGAGGGCGTGTTCGCGATGGGCATCGCGTTCCCCACGGTGGCCCGCGACAAGGCGCGCGTCCGCACCATCGTGTCGGCGGCGCACAGCCGCGAGGAACTCCAGTTCGCGCTCGACGTATTTGCCAAGGTCGGGCGGGAGATGGGCATCATCTGA
- a CDS encoding DUF5658 family protein, with product MTLVRKFLHRDLSRGEIAILAFFLAQALDAGLTYYGVVTHGHDLEGNPLLASLMWSIGAGPALAAAKLGAAGCGMVLHLTHVHRIVAALTLFYVCAALIPWIWVLHTI from the coding sequence ATGACCCTGGTCCGCAAGTTCCTGCACCGTGACCTCAGTCGAGGCGAGATCGCCATCCTGGCGTTCTTCCTGGCGCAGGCCCTCGACGCCGGCCTGACCTACTACGGCGTCGTCACGCACGGACACGACCTCGAGGGCAACCCCCTGCTGGCCTCGCTCATGTGGTCGATCGGGGCTGGTCCGGCGCTGGCCGCCGCCAAGCTCGGCGCCGCCGGCTGCGGCATGGTCCTGCACCTCACCCACGTCCACCGCATCGTCGCCGCCCTGACCCTGTTCTATGTCTGCGCCGCGCTGATTCCCTGGATCTGGGTGCTGCACACGATTTAG
- a CDS encoding methyl-accepting chemotaxis protein produces MKIPAAPTHPTGDTDTAVDVVDLQHWLARAADVCQAAAAGNLEERVLSYPRQGDLGRMMASLNHLLDMTDAFVREAGASLEHAAEGKFYRRVIQRGMRGSFKHGAGLINAATDQMAATSKALKDAERNRLQLADEFETAISAVTAAVAASATEMEATAHTLVGASGATSNAAAAAADQSQQTSAGVQTVASATEQLTASAAEIERRVDESAAFARTASQHADQTRATVAELELASKQIGDVLKLITQISRQTNLLALNATIEAARAGEAGKGFAVVASEVKTLARQTGEATEQIDTQVAHIQRSASDSVRAMSSISDSIKQINDLMSGIAVSVDEQRAATQEISRSVGQAATAAERVSASMVDVSEAASQTTVAASDMQNAALDLSRQSEALREASSNFLTVIRRKG; encoded by the coding sequence GTGAAGATCCCGGCTGCCCCCACTCATCCCACCGGTGACACCGATACCGCCGTGGACGTCGTCGATCTGCAGCACTGGCTGGCGCGTGCCGCCGACGTGTGCCAGGCGGCCGCCGCCGGCAATCTCGAGGAGCGTGTGCTGTCCTACCCGCGCCAGGGCGACCTCGGCCGGATGATGGCCAGCCTCAACCACCTGCTCGACATGACCGACGCGTTCGTCCGGGAGGCCGGCGCGTCCCTCGAGCATGCGGCCGAGGGGAAGTTCTACCGCCGGGTCATCCAGCGCGGCATGCGAGGGTCGTTCAAGCACGGCGCCGGGTTGATCAACGCCGCGACCGACCAGATGGCGGCCACCTCGAAGGCCCTCAAGGACGCCGAGCGCAACCGCCTGCAGCTCGCCGACGAGTTCGAAACCGCCATCAGCGCGGTCACCGCGGCCGTGGCCGCGTCGGCCACCGAGATGGAAGCCACCGCGCATACGCTGGTTGGCGCCTCCGGGGCGACCTCCAATGCCGCAGCGGCGGCGGCCGACCAGTCGCAGCAGACCTCGGCGGGAGTGCAGACCGTGGCCTCGGCGACCGAGCAGCTCACGGCCTCGGCTGCGGAGATCGAGCGTCGGGTGGACGAGTCGGCGGCCTTCGCCCGCACCGCCTCGCAGCACGCCGACCAGACGCGCGCTACCGTTGCGGAACTCGAGCTCGCGTCCAAGCAGATCGGCGACGTCCTGAAGCTGATCACCCAGATCTCGCGCCAGACCAACCTGCTCGCGCTCAACGCCACCATCGAGGCGGCGCGCGCCGGCGAGGCGGGCAAGGGGTTTGCGGTGGTGGCCTCCGAGGTCAAGACGCTGGCCCGCCAGACCGGCGAGGCCACCGAGCAGATCGACACGCAGGTAGCCCACATCCAGCGGTCGGCCAGCGACTCGGTGCGCGCGATGAGCTCGATCTCCGACAGCATCAAGCAGATCAACGACCTGATGTCGGGGATCGCGGTGTCGGTGGACGAGCAGCGGGCCGCCACCCAGGAGATCAGCCGCAGCGTCGGGCAGGCCGCCACCGCCGCCGAGCGGGTGTCGGCCAGCATGGTGGACGTGAGCGAGGCCGCCAGCCAGACCACCGTGGCCGCCTCCGACATGCAGAACGCGGCGCTCGACCTCTCGCGGCAGTCCGAGGCCCTCCGCGAGGCCTCGTCGAACTTCCTGACCGTGATCCGCCGGAAGGGCTGA
- a CDS encoding PAS domain-containing protein — protein sequence MAFTRPTPTGHERFFADDDVIVSKTDLTGKITYANDVFLTIASYEEHEVIGQPHSLIRHPDMPRSVFKFMWDTLGAEKEIFAYVVNMARNGDHYWVLAHVTPTFGPDGRPIGYHSNRRVPEPGAVSRIKQIYAALLAEERKYADKRQQLEAGTALLQRTLQDTGMPYEEFVWTLAA from the coding sequence ATGGCATTCACCCGACCGACCCCCACGGGGCACGAGCGCTTCTTCGCCGACGACGATGTGATCGTCTCCAAGACGGACCTGACGGGGAAGATCACCTACGCCAACGACGTGTTCCTGACGATCGCCAGTTACGAGGAACACGAGGTGATCGGCCAGCCGCACAGCCTGATCCGGCACCCCGACATGCCGCGGTCGGTCTTCAAGTTCATGTGGGACACGCTGGGCGCCGAGAAGGAAATCTTCGCCTACGTGGTCAACATGGCCCGCAACGGCGACCACTACTGGGTCCTCGCCCACGTCACGCCGACCTTCGGGCCCGACGGCCGCCCCATCGGCTACCACTCGAACCGACGCGTGCCAGAGCCCGGTGCGGTCTCCAGGATCAAGCAGATCTACGCCGCGCTCCTCGCCGAGGAGCGGAAGTACGCCGACAAGCGCCAGCAGCTCGAGGCCGGCACCGCCTTGCTGCAGAGGACCCTGCAGGACACCGGCATGCCCTACGAAGAGTTCGTCTGGACACTCGCCGCCTAG
- a CDS encoding class I SAM-dependent methyltransferase produces MRVRTVETIEQLMQALGLSRVGRPPDDLDYVERHDTDAHDRKRRDALVLATLAANSDGRVLEIGTSEGRSTSNLARNVPHGQSVVTVNILPEQADPAQRHVTHLLEREAIGAFYRARGLDNIVQVHADTLRWNPDWTVDHLALAFIDGCHDRAAVHSDSRLAYSRLAPGGLIAWHDFCPELRGRFDWIDDAMSGVEDFVAEQGIDGEVLHLRHSWIGVLRRVALPAIRPARDLRVGLVVDWPRHLARRCGSSRSACVVEGLRQKFTAVLVQRQEELEAVADGLDGLVSLEPGCAAPRLDLVRTPALRAALGRIPTLLTLCDPGHDDSRHDDVREGAFDLVIACEPALSPAHRPGRELEPQHALSRRLDEIEAWLRGPAKTRRSPATPPGRIS; encoded by the coding sequence GTGCGCGTTCGGACGGTCGAGACGATCGAGCAACTGATGCAGGCGCTCGGCCTGTCGCGCGTCGGCCGTCCGCCCGACGATCTCGATTACGTCGAACGTCACGACACCGACGCCCACGACCGCAAGCGGCGCGACGCGCTGGTGCTGGCCACCCTGGCCGCCAACAGCGACGGCCGGGTGCTCGAGATCGGGACGTCCGAGGGGCGCAGCACGTCGAACCTCGCCCGCAACGTCCCGCACGGGCAGTCGGTGGTCACCGTCAACATCCTGCCGGAGCAGGCCGACCCGGCGCAGCGCCACGTCACGCATCTGCTCGAGCGCGAGGCGATCGGCGCGTTCTACCGCGCCCGCGGCCTCGACAACATCGTCCAGGTCCATGCCGACACGCTGCGCTGGAATCCGGACTGGACCGTCGATCACCTCGCGCTGGCCTTCATCGACGGCTGCCACGATCGCGCCGCGGTCCACAGCGACTCGCGGCTCGCCTACAGTCGGCTGGCCCCCGGCGGGCTGATCGCGTGGCATGACTTCTGTCCTGAACTGCGCGGGCGCTTCGACTGGATCGACGATGCGATGTCGGGCGTCGAGGACTTCGTCGCCGAGCAGGGGATCGACGGAGAGGTGCTGCACCTGCGTCATTCGTGGATCGGCGTGTTGCGGCGCGTCGCGCTGCCGGCGATCCGTCCGGCTCGCGACCTGCGGGTCGGCCTGGTCGTCGACTGGCCGCGCCACCTCGCGCGGCGATGCGGCTCGTCGCGCTCCGCCTGTGTGGTCGAGGGCCTTCGGCAGAAGTTCACGGCCGTGCTGGTGCAGCGGCAGGAGGAGCTCGAAGCCGTGGCCGACGGGCTCGACGGGCTCGTCTCGCTCGAGCCGGGGTGCGCGGCACCGCGGCTCGACCTGGTCCGGACGCCGGCGCTGCGAGCGGCGCTGGGGCGCATTCCGACGCTGCTCACCCTCTGCGACCCGGGCCACGACGACTCGAGGCACGACGACGTCCGCGAGGGCGCGTTCGACCTGGTGATCGCCTGCGAGCCGGCCCTGAGCCCGGCGCACCGGCCCGGGCGCGAGCTGGAGCCGCAACACGCGCTGTCGCGGCGGCTCGACGAGATCGAAGCGTGGCTGCGCGGGCCTGCGAAGACGCGTCGATCGCCGGCGACCCCACCTGGCCGGATCTCCTGA
- a CDS encoding bifunctional 2-polyprenyl-6-hydroxyphenol methylase/3-demethylubiquinol 3-O-methyltransferase UbiG, producing the protein MARTASSRPLTTPDYWQGQQAGRVVLPEGGICPRWLEIVQRHLPTGGHVRCLEVGVVPGHTLLFFATRFGYSCAGVDFSDRIDQVRTAFEQQGVTADFWHADFMAWTSSPSFDVVYSCGFVEHFLDFDQVVRKHWDLVRPGGLLILTLPTWSPWQVLVRRVCYTPEKMRLITEAHNLDVMNLQSLRAAVQRCPGSRVVQAEYFSGALVWFTPESDGIRRGSAPVFPLIRLVERAARRLGRSSRYYSPEAVVVARKVLG; encoded by the coding sequence ATGGCCCGAACGGCTTCCAGCCGGCCGCTGACAACTCCAGACTACTGGCAGGGCCAGCAGGCAGGACGCGTGGTCCTGCCCGAGGGAGGCATCTGCCCGCGCTGGCTCGAGATCGTGCAGCGCCACCTGCCGACCGGTGGGCACGTGCGGTGCCTGGAGGTCGGCGTCGTGCCGGGGCACACGCTGCTCTTCTTCGCAACGCGATTCGGCTACTCGTGCGCGGGCGTCGACTTCTCCGATCGCATCGATCAGGTCCGGACCGCATTCGAGCAACAGGGGGTCACCGCCGATTTCTGGCACGCCGACTTCATGGCCTGGACGTCCTCGCCATCATTCGACGTCGTCTATTCGTGTGGCTTCGTGGAGCATTTCCTCGACTTCGATCAGGTCGTGCGGAAGCACTGGGACCTCGTCCGGCCTGGAGGGCTGCTGATCCTGACCCTGCCGACGTGGAGTCCGTGGCAGGTCCTGGTCAGGAGGGTGTGTTACACGCCGGAGAAGATGCGCCTCATCACGGAGGCGCACAACCTCGACGTCATGAACCTGCAGTCGCTGAGGGCCGCCGTCCAACGATGTCCGGGCAGCCGCGTCGTCCAGGCCGAGTATTTCAGCGGCGCGCTCGTGTGGTTCACCCCGGAGAGCGACGGCATCAGGCGTGGCTCGGCGCCCGTCTTTCCGCTGATCAGGCTTGTCGAACGTGCCGCGCGTCGTCTTGGACGTTCGAGCCGGTACTATTCACCCGAGGCCGTGGTCGTTGCCCGGAAGGTTCTCGGATAG
- a CDS encoding response regulator transcription factor — translation MIRLLIADDHPIVRHGLVQILSREADMQVVAEAGDSAQALDAGQRPDVDVAVLDLAMPGRGGLDVLRELKRVRPTLPVLILSMYGEDVFAMRALKAGAHGYLTKESAAGELVLAVRTVVAGRRYVTNALAERLAALVGGAMTPNPHEQLSDREMAVFRLLAGGYTVTQAADELALSVKTVSTYRARLLRKLNLRTTADLVRYAVDHGI, via the coding sequence GTGATCCGCCTGCTCATCGCCGACGACCACCCGATCGTCAGGCACGGACTGGTCCAGATCCTGTCGCGCGAGGCCGACATGCAGGTGGTGGCCGAGGCCGGCGACTCGGCGCAGGCCCTCGACGCCGGGCAACGACCCGACGTCGACGTCGCCGTGCTCGATCTCGCCATGCCCGGGCGCGGTGGACTCGACGTGCTCCGCGAGCTCAAGCGCGTGCGCCCGACGCTTCCTGTGCTGATCCTGAGCATGTACGGCGAGGACGTCTTCGCGATGCGGGCGCTGAAGGCCGGCGCCCACGGCTACCTCACCAAGGAAAGCGCGGCCGGCGAACTCGTGCTCGCCGTGCGGACGGTGGTGGCAGGTCGCCGCTACGTCACCAACGCGCTCGCCGAGCGCCTGGCCGCGCTGGTCGGCGGCGCCATGACGCCCAACCCGCACGAGCAGCTCTCCGATCGCGAGATGGCCGTGTTCCGCCTGCTGGCCGGCGGCTACACCGTGACGCAGGCTGCCGACGAACTCGCCCTCAGCGTCAAGACCGTCAGCACCTACCGGGCCCGCCTCCTGCGCAAGCTGAACCTTCGCACCACCGCCGACCTGGTGCGCTATGCCGTGGACCACGGGATCTGA